Proteins co-encoded in one Kribbella qitaiheensis genomic window:
- a CDS encoding MmcQ/YjbR family DNA-binding protein, with protein sequence MLTGVDVLEYSLGKAGAWQDEPWEGDVVAKVGDKIFAFLGGGAAVGVKCGNNREEADELVDTYPEDVVKSAYIGRSGWNTVTLGGAVPDDEILELVDASYETIVAKLPKSKRPA encoded by the coding sequence CTGGAGTACAGCCTCGGGAAGGCGGGCGCCTGGCAGGACGAGCCCTGGGAAGGGGACGTGGTCGCGAAGGTGGGGGACAAGATCTTCGCGTTCCTCGGCGGGGGCGCGGCGGTGGGGGTGAAGTGCGGGAACAACCGGGAGGAGGCCGACGAACTGGTCGACACCTACCCCGAGGACGTGGTGAAGAGCGCCTACATCGGGCGGTCCGGGTGGAACACGGTCACGCTTGGTGGTGCCGTGCCCGACGACGAGATCCTGGAGCTGGTCGACGCGTCGTACGAGACGATCGTCGCGAAGCTGCCCAAGTCGAAACGGCCTGCCTGA
- a CDS encoding TerC family protein, translated as MHVADYVWYITVGVLLALLAFDVFVIGRRPHEPSTKESARAIIFYVSLAIIFGLGVWVFSGGEYAGEFFAGWLTEYSLSVDNLFIFLIIMARFQVPRKYQQTALLVGIILALFFRGIFIAVGAAAINEFSWVFYLFGAFLVYTAIHLAKQGENDDEDYKENAVIRFAKKRLNATDEYNGVKLTVRKNGKRLVTPMAIVIIALGTTDLLFALDSIPAIYGLTQEPFLVFAANVFALMGLRQLYFLLGDLLRRLVYLSLGLSVVLAFIGVKLVLHAMHENELPFINGGHHIDWAPEIPIWVSLGFIIVTLGITTILSLHKSRTVAAAEIDGTTDTKQT; from the coding sequence GTGCACGTTGCCGACTATGTTTGGTACATCACCGTCGGGGTGCTGCTCGCCCTGCTGGCCTTCGACGTCTTCGTCATCGGCCGCCGCCCGCACGAGCCTTCGACGAAGGAATCGGCCCGGGCGATCATCTTCTACGTCTCGCTCGCGATCATCTTCGGGCTCGGCGTCTGGGTCTTCTCCGGCGGTGAGTACGCCGGTGAGTTCTTCGCCGGCTGGCTGACGGAGTACAGCCTGAGCGTGGACAACCTGTTCATCTTCCTGATCATCATGGCCAGGTTCCAGGTGCCGAGGAAGTACCAGCAGACGGCCCTGCTGGTCGGCATCATCCTGGCGCTGTTCTTCCGCGGCATCTTCATCGCCGTCGGCGCGGCCGCGATCAACGAGTTCTCCTGGGTCTTCTACCTGTTCGGCGCGTTCCTGGTCTACACCGCGATCCACCTCGCCAAGCAGGGTGAGAACGACGACGAGGACTACAAGGAGAACGCGGTCATCCGGTTCGCCAAGAAGCGGCTGAACGCCACCGACGAGTACAACGGCGTCAAGCTGACCGTCCGCAAGAACGGCAAGCGCCTCGTCACCCCGATGGCGATCGTGATCATCGCGCTCGGTACGACGGACCTGCTGTTCGCGCTCGACTCGATCCCGGCGATCTACGGCCTCACCCAGGAGCCGTTCCTGGTCTTCGCCGCGAACGTCTTCGCCCTGATGGGCCTACGCCAGCTCTACTTCCTGCTCGGCGACCTGCTCCGCCGGCTCGTCTACCTGTCCCTCGGCCTGTCCGTCGTCCTCGCCTTCATCGGCGTGAAGCTAGTCCTCCACGCCATGCACGAGAACGAACTCCCCTTCATCAACGGCGGCCACCACATCGACTGGGCCCCCGAGATCCCGATCTGGGTGTCCTTGGGCTTCATCATCGTCACGCTGGGCATCACCACGATCCTCAGCTTGCACAAGTCCCGCACCGTAGCTGCCGCCGAGATCGACGGAACCACCGACACCAAGCAGACCTGA
- a CDS encoding C40 family peptidase: protein MKLVAANVPVSTVWTSPEAPRDIDAPAIAVSPDVAGWAKSMDMENRLGLHGRTLTQLLLGEPVLVRSERDGWSEILAPWQPSSADDLGYPGWVPSSHLGELPSSATAPVAVAVPSVSLTAEPGSGHLFDLSFATVLASVDHADGYTRVALPDGGEGWIADAALRSVDSPATAEDRIRLGSQFLGLEYLWGGTSTYGLDCSGLVHTVSRVLGQRIPRDAHDQADTLESVALEEAKPGDLYFFARPGKVVHHVGFVSAEGMLHASETGKRLENEPLLPERRETLFTTARL, encoded by the coding sequence ATGAAGCTAGTTGCTGCCAATGTCCCGGTCAGCACCGTCTGGACCTCACCGGAAGCGCCGCGTGACATCGATGCTCCCGCGATCGCCGTGTCTCCGGATGTCGCCGGCTGGGCGAAGTCCATGGATATGGAGAACCGGCTCGGCTTGCACGGCCGGACGCTGACCCAGTTGCTGCTGGGTGAGCCGGTGCTGGTCCGCTCCGAACGGGACGGCTGGTCCGAGATCCTCGCGCCCTGGCAACCGTCGTCGGCCGACGACCTTGGATACCCGGGCTGGGTGCCGTCCAGCCATCTCGGTGAGCTGCCTTCCAGCGCGACCGCGCCGGTCGCGGTCGCCGTACCGTCGGTGTCCTTGACCGCGGAGCCGGGATCGGGGCACCTGTTCGATCTGTCCTTCGCGACCGTGCTGGCGTCGGTGGATCACGCCGACGGGTACACCCGGGTCGCGCTGCCTGACGGTGGCGAGGGATGGATTGCTGACGCCGCGCTGCGGTCGGTGGATTCGCCTGCGACCGCCGAGGATCGGATCCGGCTTGGGTCGCAGTTCTTGGGGCTCGAGTACCTGTGGGGTGGCACTTCGACGTACGGGCTCGACTGCTCGGGACTGGTGCATACAGTGAGCCGCGTCCTCGGCCAACGCATCCCTCGCGACGCCCACGACCAGGCGGACACCCTCGAATCCGTTGCCCTCGAAGAAGCCAAACCAGGCGACCTCTACTTCTTCGCCCGCCCCGGCAAAGTCGTCCACCACGTCGGCTTCGTCTCCGCCGAAGGCATGCTGCACGCCTCCGAAACCGGCAAACGCCTGGAAAACGAGCCCCTACTCCCCGAACGCCGGGAAACCCTCTTCACCACCGCCCGCCTCTAG
- a CDS encoding mandelate racemase/muconate lactonizing enzyme family protein, whose translation MKISTHLVSAPLHTPFVTALRTATHAESLLVSISDGPDSGWGEAPQVWKVTGESLAGAQACVEGPIAAALNGLEPDDLTEALRRVQGAVVGNFGAKAAVDVALHDLAARRRGQTLHGFLGSTVSSVRTDVTLSAGDPDALAAAGRDRIADGFDVLKVKVGTGDAAADFERVRRIREAVGPAPRLRLDANQGWSRREAVTAIRAMEDAGCAIELVEQPVVAADLEGMAWVTDRVSTPILADESVYGVRDLVAVIRHGAADLVNVKLAKCGGLAPARTLLELAREHGLGSIVGSMMESHVGVGAAAALVAAYPTTTVNDLDAAWWLKESPVVGGIRYESSTIHLPTAAGLGVTGLNS comes from the coding sequence ATGAAGATTTCCACCCACCTGGTGTCAGCGCCGCTGCACACCCCTTTCGTCACCGCGCTTCGTACTGCGACGCACGCGGAATCGTTGCTGGTCTCGATCAGCGACGGCCCCGACTCGGGCTGGGGCGAGGCGCCGCAGGTCTGGAAGGTGACCGGCGAATCGCTGGCCGGAGCCCAGGCCTGCGTCGAAGGCCCGATCGCGGCGGCTCTGAACGGGTTGGAGCCCGACGATCTGACCGAGGCGCTTCGCCGGGTACAGGGCGCTGTCGTGGGGAACTTCGGCGCGAAGGCCGCGGTCGATGTCGCGCTGCACGACCTGGCCGCACGCCGCCGGGGTCAGACTCTGCACGGCTTCCTGGGCTCGACGGTTTCGTCGGTGCGCACGGATGTGACCTTGTCTGCCGGTGATCCCGACGCGCTCGCGGCCGCGGGACGTGACCGGATCGCCGACGGGTTCGACGTACTGAAGGTGAAGGTCGGTACCGGCGACGCGGCCGCCGATTTCGAGCGGGTTCGCCGGATCCGTGAAGCTGTCGGGCCGGCGCCGCGGTTGCGGCTGGACGCGAACCAGGGCTGGAGCCGGCGCGAGGCCGTCACCGCGATCCGCGCGATGGAGGATGCGGGCTGCGCGATCGAGTTGGTCGAGCAGCCTGTGGTCGCCGCCGACCTCGAAGGGATGGCCTGGGTCACCGACCGGGTTAGTACGCCGATCCTCGCGGACGAATCCGTGTACGGCGTACGCGACCTGGTCGCCGTGATCCGGCATGGCGCGGCCGATCTGGTGAACGTGAAACTCGCCAAATGCGGCGGTCTCGCACCGGCCCGGACGTTGCTCGAACTCGCCCGCGAACACGGACTCGGCTCGATCGTCGGCTCTATGATGGAGAGCCACGTCGGTGTCGGAGCGGCCGCGGCGCTGGTCGCGGCGTACCCGACGACCACGGTGAACGACCTCGACGCGGCTTGGTGGCTGAAGGAGTCGCCGGTGGTCGGCGGCATCCGCTACGAAAGCTCCACTATCCACCTACCTACTGCCGCTGGTCTCGGCGTGACAGGGTTGAACTCATGA
- a CDS encoding serine hydrolase — translation MGIAELLDGVAGSGEFGVWLGRLDGVPVFRHEAERTHYSASTMKLPVAMAMMRKVEAGELALDQPVTVHNDFASAAGGRFGVNPAEDEAPATWTKLGEQVPLSWLATEMITVSSNLATDLVLELVGVDAANAVLASYGSGRSAIRRGIDDAAAQKAGISNEMSPADLAAVLVAAGNDPAGAFVRDLLAANQWNGEIPAGVPAGTRVEHKNGWDTRIRHDGGIVRPADAEPFVLAMCTTSDLPDTEAQKLIAAVAAEAWEHRHDLETVR, via the coding sequence ATGGGAATCGCGGAGCTGCTCGACGGCGTAGCCGGGAGCGGTGAGTTCGGGGTGTGGCTCGGCCGGTTGGACGGCGTACCGGTGTTTCGTCACGAAGCGGAACGGACGCATTACTCGGCGAGCACGATGAAGCTGCCGGTCGCGATGGCGATGATGCGCAAGGTCGAGGCGGGTGAGCTCGCGCTGGATCAGCCGGTCACCGTGCACAACGACTTCGCGTCGGCGGCCGGCGGGCGATTCGGGGTCAACCCGGCCGAGGACGAGGCGCCGGCGACCTGGACCAAGCTGGGTGAGCAGGTACCGCTCAGCTGGCTGGCGACCGAGATGATCACGGTGTCGAGCAACCTGGCGACCGACCTGGTGCTCGAGCTGGTCGGGGTCGACGCGGCCAACGCGGTACTGGCGTCGTACGGGTCGGGGCGGAGCGCGATCCGGCGCGGGATCGACGACGCGGCTGCCCAAAAGGCGGGGATCAGCAACGAGATGAGCCCGGCCGATCTTGCCGCCGTACTGGTTGCAGCGGGCAACGATCCGGCCGGGGCATTCGTCCGTGACCTGCTGGCCGCGAACCAGTGGAACGGCGAGATCCCGGCCGGGGTGCCCGCCGGGACGCGGGTCGAGCACAAGAACGGCTGGGACACGCGGATCCGGCACGACGGCGGGATCGTCCGGCCGGCCGATGCGGAACCTTTCGTCCTGGCGATGTGCACGACGTCCGATCTGCCGGACACTGAGGCGCAGAAACTGATCGCGGCCGTGGCCGCGGAGGCTTGGGAACACCGGCACGACCTGGAGACTGTTCGATGA